The DNA segment CTTCAACCGATAAAGCTAATCCGATAGCGATGATTTTGTCGGTTGCAATGATGCTCAGACACTCCTTTGGGTTAAATGAGGAGGCAGAGGCGGTTGAACTTGCCGTAAGTGCAACCTTGGATGAAAATTATCGCACACTCGATATTGCCAGTGAGAATATGAAAATTGTCGGAACAAAAAAGATGGGCTCACTGATAGCCGAAAAAATTTAAAAAGAGAAGGAAGGAGAAATTCATGAGCGAGCAGATTGTCTATTTGGAAGGTGCTTACATCCCATTGTCAGAGGCTAAAATTTCAATTATGGATCACGGAGTATTGTACGGTGACGGGATTTTCGAAGGAATTAGGGCATACAACTCTCATGTGTTTCGTTTTGATGATCACCTCAAACGCTTTGAGGCTGCCGCAAAAGCGATAAAACTTAATCTTCCTGTCTCTATTGAAGAGGTAAAAGAGATTGTGCTGGAAACTTGCCGCAAAAATAATCTTGAAAACGGCTACATACGGTTGGTCTGTACGAGAGGGGCCGACGGTCTGGGTCTTTTTCCCTCCCCGAAAGCCCATCCCCCCCGACTATTTTGTATAGCAGCACAAATAGCACTCTACAGCAGTGAAGCTTACAAACGGGGTTTAAAGGTTATTACAAGTCAGTTAAGACGCAATAAAGCTACGATAGTTGACCCGCAGATTAAGAGTCTTAACTATCTTAACAACATTATGGCTTCGATTGAGGCAAACAGATACGGTGCCGATGAGGCTCTGCTGTTAAACGAAGAGGGTTTAGTTACAGAATGTACCGGCGACAACGTCTTTTTCGTTAAAAACGGTGTTGTTTATACTCCT comes from the Dehalococcoidales bacterium genome and includes:
- the ilvE gene encoding branched-chain-amino-acid transaminase — its product is MSEQIVYLEGAYIPLSEAKISIMDHGVLYGDGIFEGIRAYNSHVFRFDDHLKRFEAAAKAIKLNLPVSIEEVKEIVLETCRKNNLENGYIRLVCTRGADGLGLFPSPKAHPPRLFCIAAQIALYSSEAYKRGLKVITSQLRRNKATIVDPQIKSLNYLNNIMASIEANRYGADEALLLNEEGLVTECTGDNVFFVKNGVVYTPPIWLGTLDGITRKVVIEICKKLDIEVKEEPFTRFNLLNADEAFLTGTAAEIIALTELDGQKIGNGVAGKITLKLLEAFHEYVKKPESGSKI